Proteins encoded in a region of the Bactrocera tryoni isolate S06 chromosome 4, CSIRO_BtryS06_freeze2, whole genome shotgun sequence genome:
- the LOC120773953 gene encoding squamous cell carcinoma antigen recognized by T-cells 3 isoform X1 has protein sequence MDFQLKEVFRKNIYILNKMSVRNENPRTDAKESTAVLGEIDEAEEEALLKSDDEYDAVRAKVQPEVGTLAPPTAVLTDEDSLMNEAAQLQDGTIGIDDASLSDEDIAEPSEVAVGQKMEHGLSEDSDDDDDDMDDSEKSLAAYKKLCKELDVNQYAYDKYIQLCDLAHTTDDLDIIREAYSRFSAVYPLSQELWLKYLSIEMNVALSPKEMEFVEGLFRKSLADYYSTDIALEFAAIAPRCGDPDKIWCELLGTYGLHCLEGQQFFKLYREFLSAHPAMSAEAKQEAYIKSYLQELKYPLFNMEESYIEFKVFYEKNKEHINHEISWELLDKNYFKAKEYQSKILPFEYKLKELDVKCYRERAEIYMNYIKESDKFLDENVLQTVYERMVAACCLNIECWLTYIDFLTYRDAYGRPEELQDLPIFRQTAVDVNKRALRNCTWSEKLYVKHMLLLEQLGKSREEVQEVLECSMTAGFQTAEQAVTVWLEYLTYLRRHTNYENDDECDILRKNFNLAWTILGQQWGVLADCNCEILQLWGRLEYGPLQDAKRGKELWTTAMESADNATRSGLWIEFAQLELRRDLEATRKLFRKALHSPGLDNPMVIVAAWERFERCNGTTKTLSNCIKECAEFKIQYRTEVLPVKSDSMAANKSNRGLKRKTTAATESTLPEKKAKPEILKKNVQPSGNSGGGGNANVPGAKRVETATFKEHENQEIDLTKDHLRIFLSNLDYSLSEDDIRANLPSLKIVNVTLIRSANGKSRGFGYAELENEVEVEKALAMDRISLNGRPLYISSVLRDKEKRQKFKYSDDVEPKKLFVKSLPPDTTKEELEQIFGAFGKLQDVRLVYHKSGKFKNIAYIEYQDESAAGKAVLATDQLELRSHIITVAISAPPPKPASTAINANKVLGISKKHNKAFDQKPRMSLIPTVVRKQLTTAQDTNVTSATTSKATNGASLSKTNEDFRKLLLK, from the exons ATGGATTTTCAATTGAAAGAggtttttcgtaaaaatatatatattttgaacaaaatgaGTGTAAGAAATGAAAATCCGCGAACAGACGCCAAAGAGAGTACTGCCGTATTAGGAGAAATTGATGAAGCTGAA gAGGAAGCTTTGTTAAAATCTGATGATGAGTATGATGCTGTGCGAGCAAAGGTACAACCAGAAGTTGGAACTTTGGCGCCACCAACAGCAGTACTCACGGACGAAGATTCACTTATGAATGAAGCTGCGCAGCTACAAGATGGCACAATTGGTATTGATGATGCCAGTTTAAGTGACGAGGATATAGCCGAACCATCAGAAGTTGCTGTTGGGCAAAAAATGGAACATGGGCTCAGTGAGGAcagtgatgatgatgatgatgacatgGACGATTCGGAAAAGTCACTAGCGGCATATAAAAAGTTATGCAAAGAGTTAGATGTAAACCAATATGCATACgataaatatatacaactatGTGATTTAGCACA tactacagACGACCTGGATATCATAAGAGAAGCATATAGCCGTTTTTCCGCTGTTTACCCTTTGTCGCAAGAGCTGTGGTTAAAGTATTTGAGTATTGAAATGAATGTAGCTCTGTCTCCCAAGGAAATGGAATTTGTTGAAGGtctttttcgaaaatctttggcAGATTATTATT caACTGACATTGCTTTGGAATTTGCGGCAATAGCTCCACGTTGCGGTGATCCCGACAAAATATGGTGTGAATTATTAGGCACTTATGGTTTACATTGTCTTGAGGGCCAACAATTCTTCAAACTCTACCGGGAGTTCTTATCAGCACATCCTGCTATGAG TGCGGAAGCAAAACAAGAGGCGTACATCAAGAGTTATCTACAAGAATTGAAATACCCTCTTTTTAATATGGAAGAGAGTTACAttgaatttaaagtattttacgAAAAGAACAAAGAACACATCAACCATGAAATAAGTTGGGAATTGTtggataaaaattatttcaaagcaAAAGAATACCAGAGTAAAATTTTACCTTTCGAATATAAACTCAAAGAGTTAGATGTTAAGTGCTATCGCGAACGTGCTGAGATCTATATGAACTATATCAAAGAATCTGATAAATTTCTTGATGAAAATGTGTTGCAAACAGTTTATGAACGTATGGTGGCCGCCTGCTGCTTAAATATTGAATGCTGGTTAACGTACATCGACTTCCTCACCTACCGTGACGCTTACGGGCGACCAGAAGAACTACAAGATTTACCTATTTTCCGCCAAACAGCAGTTGATGTTAATAAGCGGGCGTTGCGCAATTGTACATGGTCGGAAAAATTGTATGTGAAACATATGTTACTGCTGGAGCAGTTGGGTAAATCGCGGGAGGAAGTGCAGGAAGTTTTGGAATGCTCTATGACAGCTGGTTTTCAAACAGCCGAGCAGGCTGTCACTGTCTGGTTGGAGTATTTAACGTATTTGCGACGGCACACGAATTACGAGAATGATGACGAG tGCGACATTCTacgtaaaaatttcaatttagctTGGACTATACTCGGTCAGCAATGGGGTGTGTTAGCGGATTGCAATTGCGAGATCTTACAATTGTGGGGGCGTTTGGAATATGGGCCGTTACAAGATGCAAAACGTGGAAAAGAGCTCTGGACAACAGCTATgg AAAGTGCCGACAATGCAACACGCTCAGGACTGTGGATAGAATTTGCACAATTGGAGCTGCGACGGGACTTGGAAGCCACGAGgaa ATTATTTCGCAAAGCTTTGCATTCACCTGGACTTGATAATCCAATGGTAATTGTGGCAGCTTGGGAACGCTTCGAACGTTGCAATGGCACAACCAAAACTCTTAGTAACTGCATAAAGGAATGTGCTGAATTCAAAATACAGTATCGTACAGAAGTTTTACCCGTGAAATCTGATTCAATGGCAGCTAATAAAAGTAATCGAGGCTTAAAACGGAAAACAACCGCGGCGACTGAATCTACGCTGCCGGAAAAGAAAGCGAAGCcggaaatattaaagaaaaatgtacaACCTAGTGGCAATAGTGGAGGTGGTGGTAATGCCAATGTACCTGGAGCAAAACGAGTTGAAACCGCCACATTTAAAGAACATGAAAATCAAGAAATAGATTTAACCAAAGATCATCTACGCATATTTCTGAGTAATTTGGACTACAG TTTATCTGAGGATGATATACGTGCCAATTTGCCtagtttaaaaattgtaaatgtgaCGCTTATACGCTCTGCGAATGGCAAAAGTCGAGGGTTTGGTTATGCAGAACTGGAAAACgaa GTTGAAGTCGAGAAAGCGTTAGCTATGGATAGAATATCCCTGAACGGTCGGCCGCTATATATATCCAGCGTTTTGCGCGACAAAGAAAAGCGACAGAAATTCAAGTATTCAG ATGATGTTGAACCAAAGAAACTTTTCGTCAAAAGTTTACCCCCCGACACCACAAAGGAAGAATTAGAGCAGATTTTTGGCGCATTTGGGAAATTGCAAGATGTTCGTTTAGTATATCACAA AAGTggtaaattcaaaaatatcgcATATATCGAATACCAAGATGAATCAGCTGCAGGAAAGGCAGTGCTTGCTACTGATCAACTCGAACTGCGTTCGCATATT aTTACAGTAGCGATCTCAGCACCGCCTCCAAAACCTGCTTCGACCGccataaatgcaaataaagtgCTTGGCATAAGCAAAAAACATAATAAggcttttgatcaaaagccacGCATGTCACTTATACCAACAGTGGTGCGTAAACAACTTACCACCGCGCAAGATACTAATGTCACTAGTGCAACAACTAGCAAAGCTACAAATGGAGCGTCTCTTTCCAAAACAAATGAGGACTTTCGAAAATTATTACTCAAATAA
- the LOC120773953 gene encoding squamous cell carcinoma antigen recognized by T-cells 3 isoform X2: protein MVNRMEEALLKSDDEYDAVRAKVQPEVGTLAPPTAVLTDEDSLMNEAAQLQDGTIGIDDASLSDEDIAEPSEVAVGQKMEHGLSEDSDDDDDDMDDSEKSLAAYKKLCKELDVNQYAYDKYIQLCDLAHTTDDLDIIREAYSRFSAVYPLSQELWLKYLSIEMNVALSPKEMEFVEGLFRKSLADYYSTDIALEFAAIAPRCGDPDKIWCELLGTYGLHCLEGQQFFKLYREFLSAHPAMSAEAKQEAYIKSYLQELKYPLFNMEESYIEFKVFYEKNKEHINHEISWELLDKNYFKAKEYQSKILPFEYKLKELDVKCYRERAEIYMNYIKESDKFLDENVLQTVYERMVAACCLNIECWLTYIDFLTYRDAYGRPEELQDLPIFRQTAVDVNKRALRNCTWSEKLYVKHMLLLEQLGKSREEVQEVLECSMTAGFQTAEQAVTVWLEYLTYLRRHTNYENDDECDILRKNFNLAWTILGQQWGVLADCNCEILQLWGRLEYGPLQDAKRGKELWTTAMESADNATRSGLWIEFAQLELRRDLEATRKLFRKALHSPGLDNPMVIVAAWERFERCNGTTKTLSNCIKECAEFKIQYRTEVLPVKSDSMAANKSNRGLKRKTTAATESTLPEKKAKPEILKKNVQPSGNSGGGGNANVPGAKRVETATFKEHENQEIDLTKDHLRIFLSNLDYSLSEDDIRANLPSLKIVNVTLIRSANGKSRGFGYAELENEVEVEKALAMDRISLNGRPLYISSVLRDKEKRQKFKYSDDVEPKKLFVKSLPPDTTKEELEQIFGAFGKLQDVRLVYHKSGKFKNIAYIEYQDESAAGKAVLATDQLELRSHIITVAISAPPPKPASTAINANKVLGISKKHNKAFDQKPRMSLIPTVVRKQLTTAQDTNVTSATTSKATNGASLSKTNEDFRKLLLK, encoded by the exons ATGGTCAACAGAATG gAGGAAGCTTTGTTAAAATCTGATGATGAGTATGATGCTGTGCGAGCAAAGGTACAACCAGAAGTTGGAACTTTGGCGCCACCAACAGCAGTACTCACGGACGAAGATTCACTTATGAATGAAGCTGCGCAGCTACAAGATGGCACAATTGGTATTGATGATGCCAGTTTAAGTGACGAGGATATAGCCGAACCATCAGAAGTTGCTGTTGGGCAAAAAATGGAACATGGGCTCAGTGAGGAcagtgatgatgatgatgatgacatgGACGATTCGGAAAAGTCACTAGCGGCATATAAAAAGTTATGCAAAGAGTTAGATGTAAACCAATATGCATACgataaatatatacaactatGTGATTTAGCACA tactacagACGACCTGGATATCATAAGAGAAGCATATAGCCGTTTTTCCGCTGTTTACCCTTTGTCGCAAGAGCTGTGGTTAAAGTATTTGAGTATTGAAATGAATGTAGCTCTGTCTCCCAAGGAAATGGAATTTGTTGAAGGtctttttcgaaaatctttggcAGATTATTATT caACTGACATTGCTTTGGAATTTGCGGCAATAGCTCCACGTTGCGGTGATCCCGACAAAATATGGTGTGAATTATTAGGCACTTATGGTTTACATTGTCTTGAGGGCCAACAATTCTTCAAACTCTACCGGGAGTTCTTATCAGCACATCCTGCTATGAG TGCGGAAGCAAAACAAGAGGCGTACATCAAGAGTTATCTACAAGAATTGAAATACCCTCTTTTTAATATGGAAGAGAGTTACAttgaatttaaagtattttacgAAAAGAACAAAGAACACATCAACCATGAAATAAGTTGGGAATTGTtggataaaaattatttcaaagcaAAAGAATACCAGAGTAAAATTTTACCTTTCGAATATAAACTCAAAGAGTTAGATGTTAAGTGCTATCGCGAACGTGCTGAGATCTATATGAACTATATCAAAGAATCTGATAAATTTCTTGATGAAAATGTGTTGCAAACAGTTTATGAACGTATGGTGGCCGCCTGCTGCTTAAATATTGAATGCTGGTTAACGTACATCGACTTCCTCACCTACCGTGACGCTTACGGGCGACCAGAAGAACTACAAGATTTACCTATTTTCCGCCAAACAGCAGTTGATGTTAATAAGCGGGCGTTGCGCAATTGTACATGGTCGGAAAAATTGTATGTGAAACATATGTTACTGCTGGAGCAGTTGGGTAAATCGCGGGAGGAAGTGCAGGAAGTTTTGGAATGCTCTATGACAGCTGGTTTTCAAACAGCCGAGCAGGCTGTCACTGTCTGGTTGGAGTATTTAACGTATTTGCGACGGCACACGAATTACGAGAATGATGACGAG tGCGACATTCTacgtaaaaatttcaatttagctTGGACTATACTCGGTCAGCAATGGGGTGTGTTAGCGGATTGCAATTGCGAGATCTTACAATTGTGGGGGCGTTTGGAATATGGGCCGTTACAAGATGCAAAACGTGGAAAAGAGCTCTGGACAACAGCTATgg AAAGTGCCGACAATGCAACACGCTCAGGACTGTGGATAGAATTTGCACAATTGGAGCTGCGACGGGACTTGGAAGCCACGAGgaa ATTATTTCGCAAAGCTTTGCATTCACCTGGACTTGATAATCCAATGGTAATTGTGGCAGCTTGGGAACGCTTCGAACGTTGCAATGGCACAACCAAAACTCTTAGTAACTGCATAAAGGAATGTGCTGAATTCAAAATACAGTATCGTACAGAAGTTTTACCCGTGAAATCTGATTCAATGGCAGCTAATAAAAGTAATCGAGGCTTAAAACGGAAAACAACCGCGGCGACTGAATCTACGCTGCCGGAAAAGAAAGCGAAGCcggaaatattaaagaaaaatgtacaACCTAGTGGCAATAGTGGAGGTGGTGGTAATGCCAATGTACCTGGAGCAAAACGAGTTGAAACCGCCACATTTAAAGAACATGAAAATCAAGAAATAGATTTAACCAAAGATCATCTACGCATATTTCTGAGTAATTTGGACTACAG TTTATCTGAGGATGATATACGTGCCAATTTGCCtagtttaaaaattgtaaatgtgaCGCTTATACGCTCTGCGAATGGCAAAAGTCGAGGGTTTGGTTATGCAGAACTGGAAAACgaa GTTGAAGTCGAGAAAGCGTTAGCTATGGATAGAATATCCCTGAACGGTCGGCCGCTATATATATCCAGCGTTTTGCGCGACAAAGAAAAGCGACAGAAATTCAAGTATTCAG ATGATGTTGAACCAAAGAAACTTTTCGTCAAAAGTTTACCCCCCGACACCACAAAGGAAGAATTAGAGCAGATTTTTGGCGCATTTGGGAAATTGCAAGATGTTCGTTTAGTATATCACAA AAGTggtaaattcaaaaatatcgcATATATCGAATACCAAGATGAATCAGCTGCAGGAAAGGCAGTGCTTGCTACTGATCAACTCGAACTGCGTTCGCATATT aTTACAGTAGCGATCTCAGCACCGCCTCCAAAACCTGCTTCGACCGccataaatgcaaataaagtgCTTGGCATAAGCAAAAAACATAATAAggcttttgatcaaaagccacGCATGTCACTTATACCAACAGTGGTGCGTAAACAACTTACCACCGCGCAAGATACTAATGTCACTAGTGCAACAACTAGCAAAGCTACAAATGGAGCGTCTCTTTCCAAAACAAATGAGGACTTTCGAAAATTATTACTCAAATAA